A region of Microbacterium suwonense DNA encodes the following proteins:
- the ctlX gene encoding citrulline utilization hydrolase CtlX: protein MRAASAQAPGAVVLIRPHHFRPNPQTAADNTFQSTADHDVSREAYDACTRVAESLREVGVRVHLFEDETTTHPDSVFPNNWFSTHAGGRVAVYPMYAENRRSERRADIIEMLKTEYRVQEVIDYSGLEPDDLFLEGTGAMVLDHVSRIAYAVRSKRCDPVLVERFCTVFGYEPVVFDAVDPDGVPIYHTNVMMCIGSDVALIGLDAVVGDTRRAEVAHRIRETGRTLIALSAEQVAAFAGNAIEVRGRDGERILVISETGHRSLTAEQLSILSASCRVLPIDVAPIELAGGSVRCMIAGIHLDPR from the coding sequence GTGAGAGCCGCGTCCGCGCAGGCGCCGGGCGCGGTGGTGCTGATCCGGCCCCACCACTTCCGGCCCAATCCGCAGACCGCGGCCGACAACACCTTCCAGAGCACCGCCGACCACGATGTCTCGCGGGAGGCGTACGACGCGTGCACCCGGGTTGCCGAGAGCCTGCGTGAGGTCGGCGTGCGCGTGCATCTGTTCGAGGACGAGACCACCACGCATCCGGACAGCGTCTTCCCGAACAACTGGTTCTCGACCCACGCCGGCGGGCGCGTGGCCGTGTACCCGATGTATGCCGAGAACCGCCGCAGCGAACGCCGAGCCGACATCATCGAGATGCTCAAGACCGAGTACCGGGTGCAGGAGGTCATCGACTACTCCGGGCTCGAACCCGACGACCTGTTCCTCGAGGGCACCGGGGCCATGGTGCTCGATCATGTGTCGCGGATCGCCTATGCGGTGCGCTCGAAGCGGTGCGATCCGGTGCTCGTGGAGCGCTTCTGCACGGTGTTCGGCTACGAACCCGTCGTCTTCGATGCCGTCGATCCGGATGGCGTGCCGATCTACCACACCAACGTGATGATGTGCATCGGCAGCGATGTCGCACTGATCGGGCTGGACGCCGTCGTCGGCGACACGCGTCGGGCCGAGGTCGCGCACCGCATCCGCGAGACCGGGCGCACGCTGATCGCGCTGTCCGCCGAGCAGGTGGCGGCGTTCGCGGGGAATGCCATCGAGGTGCGCGGCCGCGACGGCGAACGCATCCTGGTGATCTCCGAGACCGGGCACCGCAGCCTGACCGCAGAGCAGCTGAGCATCCTCTCCGCATCGTGCCGCGTGCTCCCGATCGACGTCGCCCCGATCGAGTTGGCGGGCGGATCGGTGCGCTGCATGATCGCCGGCATCCATCTGGATCCGCGCTGA
- a CDS encoding ornithine cyclodeaminase, producing MVRFVDVPNMRRWLIDTGIEQAISGIADTLVEDFARWADFDKTARVASHSDIGVIELMPASDGRKYGFKYVNGHPSNPARGLQTVTAFGVLADVDSGYPTLWSEMTILTALRTAATSAMAARVLAPAGATTMAMIGTGSQAEFQALAFRALLGISHLRVWDTDPQALDTFEANMRPLGFDIVRANGAAEAVQGAQIITTCTADKANATVLTDEMVASGVHLNAIGGDCPGKTELDERILHRGDIFVEYPPQTRIEGEIQQLDPEHPVTELWRVLRGEAAGRTSAEQITIFDSVGFAIEDFSALRYLDAAIDGTDYFTEVDIIAEPEDPKNLFALVAQGAAAPSLA from the coding sequence ATGGTCCGTTTCGTCGATGTTCCGAACATGCGCAGATGGCTGATCGACACAGGCATCGAGCAGGCGATCTCGGGGATCGCCGACACCCTCGTGGAGGACTTCGCGCGCTGGGCCGACTTCGACAAGACCGCCCGCGTCGCCAGCCACTCCGACATCGGCGTGATCGAGCTGATGCCGGCCAGCGACGGCCGCAAGTACGGCTTCAAGTACGTCAACGGGCACCCGAGCAACCCGGCCCGTGGCCTGCAGACCGTCACGGCCTTCGGAGTTCTCGCCGACGTCGACAGCGGCTATCCGACGCTGTGGTCGGAGATGACGATCCTCACCGCACTGCGCACCGCAGCCACCTCCGCGATGGCGGCACGCGTGCTCGCGCCCGCCGGTGCGACGACCATGGCGATGATCGGCACCGGAAGCCAGGCGGAGTTCCAGGCCCTGGCATTCCGCGCTCTGCTGGGCATCTCGCACCTGCGTGTGTGGGACACCGACCCGCAGGCCCTCGACACCTTCGAGGCCAACATGCGTCCGCTCGGCTTCGACATCGTGCGCGCGAACGGCGCCGCCGAGGCCGTCCAGGGTGCGCAGATCATCACCACCTGCACAGCAGACAAGGCCAACGCCACTGTGCTGACCGATGAGATGGTGGCCTCCGGTGTGCACCTGAACGCCATCGGCGGCGACTGCCCGGGCAAGACCGAGCTCGACGAGCGCATCCTGCACCGTGGCGACATCTTCGTCGAGTACCCGCCGCAGACCCGCATCGAGGGTGAGATCCAGCAGCTCGATCCTGAGCATCCGGTCACCGAGCTGTGGCGCGTGCTGCGCGGCGAGGCCGCCGGACGCACCTCCGCCGAGCAGATCACGATCTTCGACTCCGTCGGGTTCGCGATCGAGGATTTCTCGGCGCTGCGCTACCTGGATGCTGCGATCGACGGCACCGACTACTTCACCGAGGTCGACATCATCGCCGAGCCCGAGGACCCGAAGAACCTGTTCGCGCTGGTGGCGCAGGGCGCCGCGGCGCCGAGCCTGGCGTGA
- the purN gene encoding phosphoribosylglycinamide formyltransferase: MLTLVVLISGAGSNLRALLEATSHPDFPARVLAVGADRDADGLAHAEDFGIPTFTVPYAAYPTREAWGEELAAQLDAWQPDLIVLSGLMRLLPAAVVARYAPRIVNTHPAYLPEFPGAHGVRDALAAGAEQTGASVIVVDDGVDSGPILAQERIAVRPDDTESSLHERIKPVERRLLIDVVQRIATGELVL; the protein is encoded by the coding sequence GTGCTGACGCTCGTCGTTCTCATCTCCGGTGCCGGCTCGAACCTCCGAGCCCTGCTCGAGGCGACGAGCCACCCCGATTTCCCGGCTCGCGTGCTGGCCGTCGGCGCGGATCGCGACGCCGACGGGCTCGCACACGCCGAGGATTTCGGCATCCCGACCTTCACCGTGCCGTACGCCGCCTACCCGACCCGTGAGGCGTGGGGTGAAGAGCTCGCCGCGCAGCTGGACGCCTGGCAGCCCGACCTGATCGTGCTCAGCGGACTGATGCGTCTGCTGCCCGCCGCGGTCGTGGCCCGCTACGCGCCACGGATCGTGAACACCCACCCCGCCTATCTGCCCGAGTTCCCCGGAGCACACGGGGTGCGCGACGCCCTTGCCGCGGGTGCGGAGCAGACCGGCGCCAGTGTGATCGTCGTCGATGACGGCGTCGACAGCGGCCCTATCCTCGCCCAGGAGCGCATCGCCGTGCGCCCCGACGACACCGAGTCCTCACTGCACGAGCGCATCAAGCCCGTCGAGCGGCGGCTGCTCATCGACGTCGTGCAGCGCATCGCCACCGGCGAGCTCGTCCTCTGA
- the purH gene encoding bifunctional phosphoribosylaminoimidazolecarboxamide formyltransferase/IMP cyclohydrolase, whose translation MAGPRLDSSLYRHRDLVPIRRALVSVSDKTGLVELAEALTEAGVEIVSTGSTAQTVRDAGYPVTDVASVTGVDEMLDGRVKTLHPKIHGGLLADLRLEDHERQLAELGIAPFELVVANLYPFVETVESGAEPDEIVEQIDIGGPSMVRAAAKNYANVAIVVSPEAYPAIIASVKAGGTDLTQRRELAARAFSHTATYDTAVAQWFAESTLSDGVDLPAHLTIKAERLATLRYGENSHQRGAIYTRTGGHGIAQATQLQGKEMSYNNYVDADAALRAAYDMVLPSVAIIKHANPCGIATTAPNALDPIASAHLRAHECDPVSAYGGVIAANGTVTLKMAENLKDIFTEVIVAPDFEPAALEVFKAKKNLRLLQLPSDWQQERMDIRLVSGGLLLQDADRFPDDIVSVAKNWELVSGERPDDAAMENLIFSWKACRAVKSNAIVLAKDNATVGVGMGQVNRVDSCRLAVERAGARAAGSVAASDAFFPFADGPQVLLDAGVSAIVQPGGSVRDGEVIDAARKAGVTMFFTGERHFFH comes from the coding sequence ATGGCCGGCCCTCGCCTCGATTCCTCGCTGTACCGTCACCGCGATCTGGTGCCGATCCGGCGTGCACTGGTGTCGGTGAGCGACAAGACCGGTCTGGTCGAGCTCGCCGAGGCGCTCACCGAGGCGGGCGTCGAGATCGTCTCCACGGGCTCGACCGCGCAGACCGTGCGCGACGCCGGATATCCGGTCACCGACGTCGCCTCGGTGACCGGTGTGGACGAGATGCTGGATGGGCGGGTGAAGACCCTGCATCCGAAGATCCACGGCGGACTGCTCGCCGATCTGCGCCTGGAGGATCACGAGCGTCAGCTCGCCGAGCTGGGCATCGCGCCGTTCGAGCTGGTGGTGGCGAACCTGTATCCGTTCGTCGAGACCGTCGAGTCCGGCGCGGAGCCCGATGAGATCGTCGAGCAGATCGACATCGGCGGGCCCTCGATGGTGCGTGCTGCGGCGAAGAACTACGCCAACGTGGCGATCGTCGTCTCGCCGGAGGCGTATCCGGCGATCATCGCCTCGGTGAAGGCCGGCGGCACCGACCTCACCCAGCGCCGGGAGCTCGCCGCCCGCGCCTTCTCGCACACCGCCACCTACGACACGGCGGTGGCGCAGTGGTTCGCCGAGAGCACTCTCAGCGACGGCGTGGATCTGCCCGCGCATCTGACCATCAAGGCCGAGCGCCTGGCGACGCTGCGCTACGGAGAGAACTCGCATCAGCGCGGTGCGATCTACACCCGCACCGGCGGGCACGGCATCGCCCAGGCCACCCAGCTGCAGGGCAAGGAGATGTCGTACAACAACTACGTCGATGCGGATGCCGCACTGCGCGCCGCCTACGACATGGTGCTGCCCTCGGTCGCGATCATCAAGCACGCGAACCCCTGCGGTATCGCGACGACCGCGCCGAACGCCCTCGACCCGATCGCCAGCGCGCACCTGCGCGCGCACGAGTGCGACCCCGTCTCGGCGTACGGTGGCGTGATCGCAGCGAACGGCACCGTGACGCTGAAGATGGCCGAGAACCTGAAGGACATCTTCACCGAGGTGATCGTCGCGCCCGATTTCGAGCCGGCGGCGCTCGAGGTGTTCAAGGCGAAGAAGAACCTGCGGCTGCTGCAGCTGCCCTCGGACTGGCAGCAGGAGCGGATGGACATCCGTCTCGTGTCGGGCGGACTGCTGCTGCAGGATGCCGACCGGTTCCCGGACGACATCGTCTCGGTGGCGAAGAACTGGGAGCTCGTCTCGGGCGAGCGCCCGGACGACGCGGCGATGGAGAACCTCATCTTCTCGTGGAAGGCGTGCCGCGCGGTGAAGTCGAACGCGATCGTGCTCGCGAAGGACAACGCCACCGTCGGCGTGGGCATGGGACAGGTCAACCGGGTGGACTCCTGCCGCCTGGCCGTGGAGCGCGCCGGGGCGCGTGCAGCGGGCTCGGTCGCGGCATCCGATGCGTTCTTCCCGTTCGCCGACGGACCGCAGGTGCTGCTGGATGCCGGAGTCTCGGCGATCGTGCAGCCCGGCGGCTCCGTGCGCGACGGCGAGGTCATCGACGCCGCCCGCAAGGCCGGCGTGACGATGTTCTTCACCGGCGAGCGCCACTTCTTCCACTGA
- a CDS encoding TetR/AcrR family transcriptional regulator, with amino-acid sequence MQHPSPSHTGVVAAALELFATQGFEATSVEQIAKAAGVSRSTFFRQFGGKEDVVFTDHEQMLADLRAFFEQPHDDPWEAVCAASERVFDYFVRDPELARRRYEIVRQVPVLRNREIVTVFRYERLFDEYLRDALPGISPIDAVGFSALVTAVHNHVLRQLLRGKRVPVTTLRAALDDVRRRYGVLPGGTDAASDDVVVAVFPRSMPIAEISRRVQAELSD; translated from the coding sequence ATGCAGCATCCGTCTCCGTCCCACACCGGTGTGGTCGCCGCCGCGCTCGAACTGTTCGCCACCCAGGGTTTCGAGGCCACGTCGGTCGAGCAGATCGCCAAGGCAGCCGGCGTCTCGCGCTCCACCTTCTTCCGACAGTTCGGCGGCAAGGAGGACGTGGTCTTCACCGATCACGAGCAGATGCTCGCCGATCTGCGCGCGTTCTTCGAGCAGCCGCACGACGATCCGTGGGAGGCCGTCTGCGCGGCATCCGAGCGCGTCTTCGACTACTTCGTGCGCGACCCCGAGCTCGCCCGCCGCCGGTACGAGATCGTCCGTCAGGTGCCGGTGCTGCGCAATCGCGAGATCGTGACCGTGTTCCGCTACGAGCGGCTGTTCGACGAGTACCTGCGCGATGCGCTCCCTGGCATCTCGCCGATCGACGCGGTCGGTTTCTCAGCGCTGGTGACCGCCGTGCACAACCACGTGCTGCGGCAGCTGCTGCGCGGCAAACGCGTGCCGGTCACCACGCTGCGCGCCGCCCTCGACGACGTGCGCCGTCGCTACGGCGTGCTGCCGGGCGGAACGGATGCCGCATCCGACGACGTCGTGGTGGCGGTGTTCCCCCGGTCGATGCCGATCGCCGAGATCTCCCGCCGCGTGCAGGCCGAGCTGTCTGACTGA
- a CDS encoding cell division protein PerM, with amino-acid sequence MQRVIVVLLAALDALIAAAVGVVAVLAPFTLLWVLAFGVHADWGSLWPVSGTLWQFGHGVPLEVTLPDAVLSSLGIAKEAATFAISVPPLALLLFTLIFAARSGRRAAAAGAWLSGVLSGAVVFALLSALIGVTAQAQVLTAPLWAAVLIPASVYFAGLLAGAVTRAWSEGDDGIIDRVHDIVDGWGTGRRYRLSRCAARRSSPSR; translated from the coding sequence ATGCAACGTGTCATCGTCGTGCTTCTCGCCGCCCTCGACGCCCTCATCGCGGCCGCCGTGGGCGTGGTCGCAGTGCTCGCGCCGTTCACGCTGCTGTGGGTGCTGGCGTTCGGGGTGCACGCCGACTGGGGGTCGCTGTGGCCGGTCAGCGGCACGCTGTGGCAGTTCGGTCACGGGGTGCCGCTCGAGGTGACGCTGCCGGATGCCGTGCTGTCGAGCCTCGGCATCGCGAAGGAGGCGGCGACGTTCGCGATCTCGGTGCCGCCGCTAGCCCTCCTGCTGTTCACCCTGATCTTCGCCGCCCGCTCCGGTCGTCGCGCCGCTGCCGCGGGCGCCTGGCTGAGCGGGGTGCTCTCCGGCGCCGTCGTCTTCGCGCTGCTCAGCGCGCTGATCGGCGTCACCGCGCAGGCTCAGGTGCTCACTGCCCCGCTGTGGGCGGCGGTCCTGATCCCGGCATCCGTCTACTTCGCGGGTCTGCTGGCCGGAGCCGTGACGCGTGCCTGGTCGGAGGGCGACGACGGAATCATTGACCGGGTGCACGACATCGTGGATGGCTGGGGGACTGGGCGCCGGTACCGGCTGAGTCGCTGCGCGGCGCGGCGGTCGTCACCGTCGCGCTGA
- a CDS encoding NCS2 family permease, whose amino-acid sequence MTTAPVHPDSATDGPPRNALDRFFEITKRGSSFGAEIRGGVVTFVTMAYIVILNPIILSSTTDISGNALDFLQLSAVTGLTAAVMTILFGLIARLPFGFAAGLGINAFLAFSVVGEVTWPEAMGLVVINGLIIVVLSATGLRRMIFDAVPMQLKIAITVGIGLFIAFIGFVNAGFVTAASSPPVTLGIGGSVSTVPTLIFVITLLLTGVLVARKVKGGILIGLVSGTVLAVIVEAIWHIGAKSDDNLGGWGLSVPALPEQLVSLPDLSLVGQVDLFGSFGRIGALAALMLVFTLVFTNFFDAMGTMTGLAKEAGLADEKGNFPRLKSSLIIEGVGAVVGGATSGSSNTVFIESGAGIGEGARTGFANLVTGGLFLIAMFFTPLVSIVPTEVAAAALVIVGALMMSQIRFIDLTDFSALFGVFLTVAVMPMTYSIANGIGAGFIGWVAARAFAGKAREISPLLWIVTAGFVIFFARGPIEVLLA is encoded by the coding sequence ATGACAACTGCCCCTGTGCACCCCGATTCCGCAACCGACGGCCCGCCGCGCAACGCGCTCGACCGATTCTTCGAGATCACGAAGCGAGGATCGAGCTTCGGCGCCGAGATCCGCGGTGGAGTGGTCACGTTCGTGACGATGGCGTACATCGTCATCCTGAACCCGATCATCCTCTCGTCCACGACCGACATCTCGGGCAACGCGCTCGACTTCCTGCAGCTGAGCGCCGTCACCGGTCTCACTGCCGCGGTGATGACGATCCTGTTCGGCCTCATCGCCAGGCTGCCGTTCGGCTTCGCGGCGGGGCTGGGCATCAACGCCTTCCTGGCGTTCTCGGTGGTCGGAGAGGTCACCTGGCCCGAGGCGATGGGTCTGGTCGTCATCAACGGCCTCATCATCGTGGTGCTCAGCGCCACCGGGCTGCGCCGGATGATCTTCGACGCGGTGCCGATGCAGCTGAAGATCGCGATCACGGTGGGCATCGGCCTGTTCATCGCCTTCATCGGCTTCGTGAACGCCGGTTTCGTCACCGCCGCCTCCTCGCCGCCCGTGACACTGGGCATCGGCGGCTCGGTCAGTACCGTGCCGACCCTGATCTTCGTCATCACCCTGCTGCTGACCGGCGTGCTCGTCGCCCGCAAGGTGAAGGGCGGCATCCTGATCGGCCTGGTCTCGGGCACCGTGCTGGCGGTGATCGTCGAGGCGATCTGGCACATCGGCGCGAAGAGCGACGACAACCTCGGCGGCTGGGGTCTGTCGGTTCCGGCGCTGCCCGAGCAGCTGGTGAGCCTGCCCGATCTGTCGCTGGTCGGCCAGGTGGACCTGTTCGGCTCGTTCGGCCGGATCGGCGCGCTGGCCGCGCTGATGCTGGTGTTCACCCTGGTGTTCACGAACTTCTTCGACGCCATGGGCACCATGACCGGGCTCGCGAAGGAGGCCGGTCTCGCCGACGAGAAGGGCAACTTCCCGCGGCTGAAGTCCTCGCTGATCATCGAGGGCGTCGGCGCCGTCGTGGGCGGTGCGACCTCGGGGTCGTCGAACACGGTGTTCATCGAGTCGGGAGCGGGCATCGGCGAAGGGGCGCGCACAGGGTTCGCGAACCTGGTGACCGGTGGGCTGTTCCTGATCGCGATGTTCTTCACCCCGCTGGTGTCGATCGTGCCGACCGAGGTGGCCGCAGCCGCCCTGGTGATCGTGGGTGCGCTGATGATGAGCCAGATCCGCTTCATCGATCTGACCGACTTCTCGGCTCTGTTCGGAGTGTTCCTCACGGTCGCCGTGATGCCGATGACCTACTCGATCGCCAACGGCATCGGGGCGGGCTTCATCGGCTGGGTCGCGGCCCGTGCGTTCGCGGGCAAGGCCCGGGAGATCAGCCCGCTGCTGTGGATCGTCACGGCCGGGTTCGTGATCTTCTTCGCCCGGGGTCCGATCGAGGTGCTGCTGGCCTGA
- a CDS encoding cell division protein PerM produces MGDWAPVPAESLRGAAVVTVALTGAAAVGVAVMTMLRGGEVIALFEAARVDVLGASMLTLAHLMYLPTLVVWSASWLAGPGFALGTGTAVSPAGTELGVVPGIPVLGLVPENSSMWMLVAVLVPIACGALAGWMVRSRLVWGRTGTGLWPRAAITAGISVVSAGVAALAAVLASGSIGPGRLADAGPAVGPFALAVGIEVLIGCGILLLTPRHRDELAEERTDFWREQATAAPVD; encoded by the coding sequence CTGGGGGACTGGGCGCCGGTACCGGCTGAGTCGCTGCGCGGCGCGGCGGTCGTCACCGTCGCGCTGACCGGTGCGGCCGCAGTCGGTGTGGCGGTCATGACGATGCTTCGCGGGGGAGAGGTGATCGCGCTGTTCGAGGCCGCCCGCGTGGATGTGCTGGGCGCGAGCATGCTCACGCTCGCGCACCTGATGTATCTGCCGACGCTGGTGGTGTGGTCGGCGAGCTGGCTCGCGGGCCCCGGCTTCGCGCTCGGCACGGGGACCGCGGTGTCGCCGGCGGGAACCGAGCTCGGCGTGGTTCCCGGCATTCCGGTGCTCGGGCTGGTGCCGGAGAACTCATCGATGTGGATGCTGGTGGCGGTGCTCGTGCCGATCGCCTGCGGCGCCCTGGCCGGCTGGATGGTCCGCTCGCGGCTGGTGTGGGGGCGCACCGGTACCGGGCTGTGGCCCCGGGCGGCGATCACGGCGGGCATCTCCGTCGTCTCCGCGGGCGTCGCCGCGCTCGCCGCAGTGCTGGCATCCGGATCCATCGGCCCGGGCCGGCTCGCGGATGCCGGTCCTGCGGTCGGCCCCTTCGCCCTGGCCGTCGGCATCGAGGTGCTCATCGGCTGCGGCATCCTGCTTCTCACGCCACGCCACCGCGACGAGCTCGCCGAGGAGCGCACCGACTTCTGGCGTGAGCAGGCCACCGCAGCCCCGGTAGACTAA
- a CDS encoding Lrp/AsnC family transcriptional regulator has product MISLDDLDRRLLSLLRANSRESVVNLARRLGVTRATVDSRLKRLIDSGVIVGFSVRVRDPAAASVVRAIMLIAVEGRNTAEVIRSLRGVPQIAALHTTNGRWDLVAEVSCDSLASFDETLSTIRGIDGIRDSETSILLSSASV; this is encoded by the coding sequence ATGATCTCGCTCGATGATCTCGATCGCCGACTGCTGTCGCTGCTGCGCGCGAACAGCCGCGAATCCGTGGTGAACCTCGCCCGCCGCCTCGGCGTCACCCGCGCAACCGTCGACAGCCGACTCAAGCGACTCATCGACAGCGGGGTGATCGTGGGCTTCTCGGTGCGCGTGCGCGACCCCGCCGCAGCATCCGTCGTCCGTGCGATCATGCTGATCGCGGTGGAGGGCCGCAACACGGCGGAGGTGATCCGCAGCCTGCGCGGAGTACCTCAGATCGCGGCGCTGCACACCACCAACGGCCGCTGGGATCTCGTCGCCGAAGTCAGCTGCGACAGCCTGGCCTCCTTCGACGAGACGCTCAGCACGATCCGCGGAATCGACGGCATCCGCGACAGCGAGACCAGCATCCTGCTCAGCTCCGCGAGCGTGTGA
- the sucC gene encoding ADP-forming succinate--CoA ligase subunit beta, producing MDLYEYQARDLFESYGVPVLAGIVADTPEEVKAAAEKLGGVVVVKAQVKTGGRGKAGGVKVAKNPDEAYEAAKAILGLDIKGHVVKRVMVAAGARIAEEFYFSVLLDRANRSYLSLCSVEGGMEIEQLAVEKPEALARVEVDPLVGINKTKAIEIAKAANFPDELVSKVADVFVKLYDVYKGEDATLVEVNPLVRTEEGDIIALDGKVSLDENGSEVRHPEHEKLEDKSAADPLEAKAKASGLNYVKLDGQVGIIGNGAGLVMSTLDVVAYAGENHGGVKPANFLDIGGGANAQVMANGLDVILGDEQVKSVFVNVFGGITSCVAVAEGIVKALEILGDAATKPLVVRLDGNQVEQGRAILAEANHPLVTLAAGMDEGADKAAELANA from the coding sequence GTGGATCTCTACGAGTACCAGGCACGAGACCTATTCGAATCCTACGGAGTGCCGGTTCTCGCCGGCATCGTCGCCGACACCCCCGAGGAGGTGAAGGCAGCGGCCGAGAAGCTCGGCGGTGTCGTCGTCGTCAAGGCTCAGGTGAAGACCGGTGGCCGCGGCAAGGCAGGCGGCGTCAAGGTCGCCAAGAACCCCGACGAGGCCTACGAGGCAGCCAAGGCCATCCTGGGCCTGGACATCAAGGGCCACGTCGTCAAGCGCGTCATGGTCGCCGCCGGCGCTCGCATCGCCGAGGAGTTCTACTTCTCGGTGCTGCTGGATCGCGCCAACCGCTCCTACCTGTCGCTGTGCAGCGTCGAGGGCGGCATGGAGATCGAGCAGCTCGCCGTCGAGAAGCCCGAGGCTCTTGCCCGCGTCGAGGTCGACCCGCTGGTCGGCATCAACAAGACCAAGGCGATCGAGATCGCTAAGGCCGCGAACTTCCCCGACGAGCTCGTCTCGAAGGTCGCCGACGTGTTCGTCAAGCTCTACGACGTCTACAAGGGCGAGGACGCCACGCTCGTCGAGGTGAACCCGCTGGTGCGCACCGAAGAGGGCGACATCATCGCACTCGACGGCAAGGTCTCGCTGGACGAGAACGGCTCCGAGGTGCGCCACCCCGAGCACGAGAAGCTCGAGGACAAGTCCGCCGCCGACCCGCTGGAGGCGAAGGCCAAGGCATCCGGTCTGAACTACGTCAAGCTCGACGGTCAGGTCGGCATCATCGGCAACGGCGCGGGCCTGGTCATGTCCACGCTCGACGTGGTCGCCTACGCGGGCGAGAACCACGGCGGCGTCAAGCCGGCGAACTTCCTCGACATCGGCGGCGGCGCCAATGCGCAGGTCATGGCGAACGGACTGGACGTCATCCTCGGCGACGAGCAGGTCAAGAGCGTGTTCGTGAACGTCTTCGGCGGTATCACTTCGTGCGTGGCCGTGGCGGAGGGCATCGTGAAGGCCCTCGAGATCCTCGGCGATGCCGCTACCAAGCCGCTGGTCGTGCGCCTGGACGGCAACCAGGTGGAGCAGGGCCGGGCCATTCTCGCCGAGGCGAACCACCCGCTGGTGACCCTCGCCGCCGGAATGGACGAAGGCGCCGACAAGGCCGCCGAGCTGGCGAACGCCTGA
- the sucD gene encoding succinate--CoA ligase subunit alpha, translating to MSIYLNKDSKVIVQGITGGEGTKHTALMLKAGTNIVGGVNARKAGTTVTHDKPGEGEVELPVFGTVAEAIEKTGADVSVAFVPPKFAKDAMIEAIDAEIPLLVVITEGIPVGDSAEAWAYAKSKGNKTRIIGPNCPGIITPGEALAGITPANITGTGPIGLVSKSGTLTYQMMFELKDIGFSTAIGIGGDPVIGTTHIDALAAFEADPATKAIVMIGEIGGDAEERAAEYIKSHVTKPVVGYVAGFTAPEGKTMGHAGAIVSGSAGTAQAKKEALEAAGVKVGKTPSETAELMRSIVEGL from the coding sequence ATGTCGATCTACCTCAACAAGGACTCCAAGGTCATCGTCCAGGGCATCACGGGCGGCGAGGGCACCAAGCACACCGCCCTCATGCTCAAGGCCGGCACGAACATCGTCGGCGGCGTGAACGCCCGCAAGGCCGGCACGACCGTCACCCACGACAAGCCCGGTGAGGGCGAGGTCGAGCTGCCCGTCTTCGGAACGGTCGCCGAGGCCATCGAGAAGACCGGTGCGGACGTTTCGGTGGCTTTCGTGCCGCCGAAGTTCGCCAAGGATGCGATGATCGAGGCCATCGACGCCGAGATCCCGCTGCTGGTGGTCATCACCGAGGGCATCCCGGTCGGCGACAGCGCCGAGGCCTGGGCGTACGCCAAGTCGAAGGGCAACAAGACCCGCATCATCGGGCCGAACTGCCCCGGCATCATCACTCCCGGCGAGGCGCTGGCCGGCATCACCCCCGCCAACATCACCGGAACCGGCCCGATCGGGCTGGTGTCGAAGTCGGGCACCCTGACCTACCAGATGATGTTCGAGCTGAAGGACATCGGGTTCTCCACCGCCATCGGCATCGGCGGCGACCCGGTGATCGGCACCACCCACATCGACGCGCTCGCCGCTTTCGAGGCCGACCCCGCCACCAAGGCCATCGTCATGATCGGCGAGATCGGCGGCGACGCCGAGGAGCGCGCGGCCGAGTACATCAAGTCGCACGTGACCAAGCCGGTCGTCGGCTATGTGGCCGGCTTCACCGCGCCCGAGGGCAAGACCATGGGCCACGCCGGCGCCATCGTCTCGGGCTCGGCGGGCACCGCGCAGGCCAAGAAGGAGGCCCTCGAGGCCGCCGGGGTCAAGGTCGGCAAGACGCCGTCCGAGACCGCCGAGCTGATGCGCTCCATCGTCGAAGGTCTCTGA